DNA from Methanocalculus alkaliphilus:
GCGGCAAGCTCCTCTTCGGAATGGGAGAGCACCTCACCCATAATCTCCGCCTCAAAACGGTTTGCAAAGAGAATATCAATCGAGTTGAGGAGATCCTCAAACTGCTCAGCGGTATACTTGTGAATGTCCTGGCCAGGATCAAAGGATGAAAATCCTGCACGCCGGGCAACCCGGACGTTGTATGAGGGATCAGCGGTTGCCATATGGACGAAGTCAAATGAGGGGGGATCTGCGGTGGTAAAAGCTTCCGATGCACCCCACTCAAAGAAGGTGATCTGATCCTCACTATCGTCAGTGAACATGCAGGCAAGGGGGGTGTGCGCCTCCTCCTGTATATAGAAATACCTGTTGACATGGTGTGAATCAAGCCATTTATCATATTCAGATCCGGCAAAGTCTCCTCCCACTGCCGAGACCAGGGTTGATTCACCACCAAGTTTTGCGATACCCACCGCGATATTTGCTGCTCCCCCACCAAAGAAGATCTGGTGATCAAGGATCTGTGTCGATGTGTTCCTCTCCGGGAGGCGGGGGACACGGAAAATATGATCTGTTGCGGTGTGGCCGACCACATGAATCATATCTCAATCACATCCACCACATGAAGTGGAATCTCTCGAAGTGCCCTTCCGATGGTTGATTTTGCTATCCGCTCGGCATGCTGGCGTGATTCCGCCTTGAAGACCTTCATATCAAGTGTCAGGCCCACAAGTGCGGTATTTGCAACCATAAGGGCGTTATTTAGTTCTTCTTCACAA
Protein-coding regions in this window:
- a CDS encoding carbohydrate kinase family protein, which translates into the protein MIHVVGHTATDHIFRVPRLPERNTSTQILDHQIFFGGGAANIAVGIAKLGGESTLVSAVGGDFAGSEYDKWLDSHHVNRYFYIQEEAHTPLACMFTDDSEDQITFFEWGASEAFTTADPPSFDFVHMATADPSYNVRVARRAGFSSFDPGQDIHKYTAEQFEDLLNSIDILFANRFEAEIMGEVLSHSEEELAARVPVAIFTRGKEGSRLYEDGRMTEVPSVPVQLVDPTGAGDAYRAGFLTAYQKKRSLTDCCRIGTICSSFVIEVVGCQTNLPTWDKVEERYRAYFR
- a CDS encoding DUF555 domain-containing protein, whose amino-acid sequence is MADYHVILESAWIVKDVKTIDDAIGIAISEAGKRLNPTAKFVEVEIGATSCPNCEEELNNALMVANTALVGLTLDMKVFKAESRQHAERIAKSTIGRALREIPLHVVDVIEI